The genome window TCCTGCAGGCAGGTGATACGTTGTACCTGGTAGATCAGTTCCAGGCATTGGGCGTGATCGAACTGCTGAAGAAAAAGAACCAGCTATTGGTACATACCAACAAGTATGCAGATTTTAAATCGCAGGTGCTGGATAAGCTGGAAGACAGCATTTCTATTAACCATCCCTATATCCCTGTTGCCACGTCGGCACAACTGGAAGAACAGGGCTTTCATGCGGCGGAGCAGCGGATCATTTACCTGTCTGATTTTGGCAATTATATCATGATCATACCGGTAGTAAGGTACAGCGATGTAGAGATCCCCATCCGCACCAAGAAACAGATCTATGCCACCGATGAGCGGGGAAAGCAATTTCTGGTAAGACGGGATGAACCCCTGGAAGCAGCCTTTACTTCGCAATTACTAAAACAGCATCCCCACTTTGATGAACAACTGGAAAATGACCTGCACTACTGGTACCTGCACCGCGACCGGTTCTTATCAGAAGACTGGTTCCTGAACGCTTTTGAAGAATGGGATCAACAAGGCATTACGGTATTGGGATTTAATGAACTGGAAGGCAATAAGCTCAATCCCTATAAGGTAAAGGTTGACATTAAGGTGCTGAGCGGCATTAACTGGTTCAATGCCGATGTACAGGTAAAGTTTGGCAAGAAGAAAGCCTCTTTAAAAGAAGTGTATAAATCCATCCGGAACCAGCACAAGTATGTACAATTGGATGACGGCACCAAAGGCATTTTGCCGGCGGAGTGGATAGAGAAGTTTAAGGACTATTTCAATAATGCGGAGATCATTGATGAATCTACCCTGCGGATCAGTAAGATCAATTTTTCGGCTATTGATCAGTTGTATGATCAGTCCATGCTGGATGTGGAAGTAGCAGCAGAGGTAAGCGCCTACCGGGAGAAGCTGCGGGACGTGCATGCTATCCAACCCATTGAAGCGCCCGGCGACCTGCAGGCTATCCTGCGCCCTTACCAGCAGGAAGGCCTGAACTGGCTTAATTTCCTGGATGAGCTGAACTTCGGCGGTGTACTGGCCGATGACATGGGATTGGGTAAATCCATGCAGGTGCTTGCCTTTATCCTTTCCCAGCGGACTAAGGTACAGCGGAACTGTAACCTGCTGGTGGTGCCTTCCACCCTTATTTTTAACTGGCAGCAGGAAGTGGCACGCTTTGCGCCTTCTATCAAATTGCTGACGGTGCATGGGGCTGCCCGGATGAAAAGCACAGAAGCGTTTGAACGCTATGAGATCATTCTCACCTCCTACGGCACCCTATTGTCGGATATCCCTTTCCTGAAAGACTATGTATTCAATTATGTCTTCCTCGATGAATCGCACAATATCAAGAATCCAGAGACACAACGGTACAGGGCTGTACGGTTGTTGCAATCGCGCAATAAGATAGCCATTACGGGTACACCGGTAGAGAACAATACCTTCGACCTGTTCAGCCAGTTGTCCTTTGCCTGTCCCGGGCTGCTGGGCAGCAAGCAATATTTCAGAGATGTATATTCTGTACCGGTAGATACGTTCAAGAGCAGTAAGCGGGCGGCTGAACTGCACCAAAAGGTAAAGCCCTTTATACTGAGGAGAACGAAGTCGGCAGTAGCGCCTGAACTGCCCGACAAAACAGAGATGGTGGTGTATTGTGAAATGCCCGAAGAGCAACGGAAGATCTATGATGCTTATGAGAAAGAGTTCAGGGAGTATATTTCCGCCACTACCGATGAAGAACTGAAGAAAAGCCCGATGAATGTATTAAAGGGGCTTACCAAGTTAAGGCAGATCTGTGATTCCCCTGCCCTGCTGGGCGAAGATGACCTGCATGGTGATGCTTCTGCCAAGATCGATACGCTGCTGGAACAGATCGAAACCAAGGCCCCGCAGCACAAGATATTGGTATTCTCCCAGTTTGTGTCTATGCTCAACCTGATCAAAGAAGCACTAACCAATCGGGGTATCGGCTTCGAGCTACTTACCGGTAGTACCCGGGACAGGGGCACTGTCGTGAACTCCTTCCAGCAGGATCCCGACAAGCGCGTATTCCTCATCAGCCTGAAGGCCGGCGGTACGGGATTGAATCTTACAGCAGCCGACTATGTATACCTGGTAGACCCGTGGTGGAACCCTGCTGTAGAGAACCAGGCCATTGACCGTATTCACCGCATCGGGCAGGATAAAACGGTGATCGCGGTAAGGCTTATCTGTCCCGGCACGGTGGAAGAAAAGATGATGACGATGCAGGCCAATAAGAAGACACTGGCCGATGAGCTGATCAAAACGGGCACTTCTTTGCTGCCTTCCTTATCCAAAGACGATCTATTGCAGTTGTTAACGTATCAGCCGTCATAATCATTCACCATACATTAAAAAGCCCGGTAGAGAATTACCGGGCTAAAAGGCGTGAAAGGTTAAGGTTAATGGTCCAAAGGGACTCCTTCGGAGCTACGGTTAGGGGTTACCTAAGATAACAGGGGTTTTACCGTCTGTTATAATCACTTTGTTGCTGGTATTGCGTATGGCTTCAATCCATTGCTCCTGCAATACGCGGGGTTCCAGGCCGGAGGCCTTTACTTTGTTGGCTTCGGCTTCAATTTTTGCTTTCTCCAGTTGCATGCGGGATACTTCCAGTTCATTCCTCACCTGTTCGGCCTGCTGGATGGCGTTGTTACGCTTTTCAATAGCTTCTACCATGGAAGCAGGCGGTTTCAGGCCGGAAGTAAGGGTAAGCAGGTTAAAGTATTTCCCGCCAAACTCATCCCGCAATCTTTTCTCTACGGCCTTCTCAAAGGAGTTGAGGTTATTCATGAGGCTGTCGGTACTGTAGTTACGGCCTTCTTCGCGGTAAGCGTTTACGACCATCTGGTTGAGTACGTTGGCTTCGATGTTGTCCATCATGATGCCGGGGTCTTCCACGCCGAGGTGTTTGTAGTGGAAAATAATGTCTACTCCCTTCCCTCTGATAGCGGAATAGGTGTACGTGGGGTCAACACTGAAAGAGCCCGCATCCTTCGCCGTTATAGCTACTTCTGAAGGGTCGGCTTTTTGTTCCCACATCGGCACCTGGAAGAGTTCTGTACCGGGTCCGAGGATACCTTGTGCACCGGTTACTGCTTTAAAGTTTTCCCGGCCATTACGTCCGTAGCCTTCCATTTTAACGCCTTCAAAGTTGGGTAATACCCGGTTACAGGTACAGGCGGTAATACTGATCAGGGAGAAAAAGAGTACAATGTGTAGAAGTCTGCTAAGTCTCATGTTTATGGGTTGTTTTTTGTTTTAAAGATCCTCCTATAGGGAAAAGCTGCCAGCAGGATGGCATGTACGATCATGCTTAACCAGCTCAGCTTGGGTGTATCTGACTGATAGAGAGATATATGGCTGAGGATGATAAAGAAGTTCACCACCCCAAAGAGTAATATGAATAGA of Paraflavitalea devenefica contains these proteins:
- a CDS encoding DEAD/DEAH box helicase; translated protein: MSQAPDHPATISGHQGFPFKRFPAENLTEILIAQQSPGNAYVDAREYQQIAPHSLEVNHGIFTATYSTPPFPPVTVLVQEEQLLISCTCNEDPQKLCTHEAQVLTAIVRREELGIFFNARLRQEKLKKFAADYGLSAATNLDQYFTITLEHKKVVITSRLPTLLAVNPDTLQAMNQVLYPLPEVAPKETPAAEGKAVCVVLRQHKYHKHLLIELYSGAVTKEGKIKNPLTAVPPLDLAWTSDDPDHLKFYTGIHKFQGHPTAKRSPSDLTALKAIVKNPAGYRFYYHNPEVSDNVTATSIVPVKAAVLPGSITLTVQQEGDFYTVGGSLTLQGVEYALGDLSPRFTYFLQAGDTLYLVDQFQALGVIELLKKKNQLLVHTNKYADFKSQVLDKLEDSISINHPYIPVATSAQLEEQGFHAAEQRIIYLSDFGNYIMIIPVVRYSDVEIPIRTKKQIYATDERGKQFLVRRDEPLEAAFTSQLLKQHPHFDEQLENDLHYWYLHRDRFLSEDWFLNAFEEWDQQGITVLGFNELEGNKLNPYKVKVDIKVLSGINWFNADVQVKFGKKKASLKEVYKSIRNQHKYVQLDDGTKGILPAEWIEKFKDYFNNAEIIDESTLRISKINFSAIDQLYDQSMLDVEVAAEVSAYREKLRDVHAIQPIEAPGDLQAILRPYQQEGLNWLNFLDELNFGGVLADDMGLGKSMQVLAFILSQRTKVQRNCNLLVVPSTLIFNWQQEVARFAPSIKLLTVHGAARMKSTEAFERYEIILTSYGTLLSDIPFLKDYVFNYVFLDESHNIKNPETQRYRAVRLLQSRNKIAITGTPVENNTFDLFSQLSFACPGLLGSKQYFRDVYSVPVDTFKSSKRAAELHQKVKPFILRRTKSAVAPELPDKTEMVVYCEMPEEQRKIYDAYEKEFREYISATTDEELKKSPMNVLKGLTKLRQICDSPALLGEDDLHGDASAKIDTLLEQIETKAPQHKILVFSQFVSMLNLIKEALTNRGIGFELLTGSTRDRGTVVNSFQQDPDKRVFLISLKAGGTGLNLTAADYVYLVDPWWNPAVENQAIDRIHRIGQDKTVIAVRLICPGTVEEKMMTMQANKKTLADELIKTGTSLLPSLSKDDLLQLLTYQPS
- a CDS encoding SPFH domain-containing protein, with protein sequence MRLSRLLHIVLFFSLISITACTCNRVLPNFEGVKMEGYGRNGRENFKAVTGAQGILGPGTELFQVPMWEQKADPSEVAITAKDAGSFSVDPTYTYSAIRGKGVDIIFHYKHLGVEDPGIMMDNIEANVLNQMVVNAYREEGRNYSTDSLMNNLNSFEKAVEKRLRDEFGGKYFNLLTLTSGLKPPASMVEAIEKRNNAIQQAEQVRNELEVSRMQLEKAKIEAEANKVKASGLEPRVLQEQWIEAIRNTSNKVIITDGKTPVILGNP